AGAATCGCCCCAGCTATGAGGTGGGTGAGCGCGACTGATTTTCCACTGCCCGAGGCTCCAAGCATTAGGCCGTGAACCGCGAGTTCACGCCTCGAAATGCCGTACAGCCGTGTGGCTGGGTGGTCAGCGTAGTTCTGATAGTCAGCTTCGATCCCGATCCAGTGCTCGGGTCTATTGCTTCCGCTTTCGTGCATGTCGCTAACAAGAACGAACCGACCGGAGACAATTCCAAGTTTTAGTTCAGCCGAACTGTGCTGTCGCCTGCCACTTCAATTTGGCTTACCCTGCTTCCTTTGTCGACTGAGTGCATGTCCATGAGCGCCTCTTCAACGGTCATGCCGGAATGCAGAAGCATATAGAGGCTTTCGGCATTCTCCAGCGCCTCCACGTCCCGCACCTTTCGTGGGTAATAGAGCACACACTTTGCTCCCGAGAACAAGAATGCATTGACTAATGAGACGTGATAGCCGAATGTTGGACGCCGCAGAAATCCGTTGCAACAGGAGAGGAACAGTATATCTACCAACACCTTCTCTCTACAAATCATTGCGGGAGACACGTGGCACAGCCCGTTAGAGCCATCTGAGAGCAGCAGTCCATTGCTACCGTGCCTATCGTCTCCGTGCGTAACTATGTGAACTACCCGAGAGGTGCGGAGCGAATCTAGAAATCTATCAGCGCTTGCCTCGTTTCTCAAGAAAGGTCTGACTTCAAGTAACTCTCCCACACGAGCCGCTTCTTCGCATCCGAGGGGCAACTCGTGGAGGCCTACTTTCCTGAACCCGTCAGCAGCAAACACTGAGCTACCCACTCCGGAATCTTCACTCCTGACCCCCTGTGTATAGCTCCCTGACACCAAACCGACTAGTGATCCTAATGCAGTGAGGACTCCACGCTCATCAGTTAAAACCAGGGTTCCTATCTGCAAACCAGCGAGTTGGTCGTCGAGATACACTCTGACGCGGCCCAACTTCCTCACGCACCCTAACATTTCGCTCACCCGAAGGAGATCAGAAAGTGACCTAAGAGTTGCTTCGGTTGCCATACGATCACCACATCTCACATTGAGCAGATGCTTTCTAAGCTCCGCAGTTAGATGGATGGCAGAAACAGACCAAACACGGCTTCCCATCTTACTACTGTAAAGATGAACCCAGAACTGGTCCCTGTATACTTTGATTACTAAAGTGCCCTCGCGATATTCGTCCCTCTGAAGCTTTCTACTTAGCAATAACTGCGAGATGAACTTAAAGTCACTGACTTGAATGCGACTTGAACTCTCTGCTGTACCCGTCTCTACAAATGTGGACTCTACAGACGCGACTATCCACTCCTTGTTGCGAGGCTCTTCAGTCTCACTCAGCAATTGTGCAATTGATCCAAAACGATCTTCAATCTCAACTGCTCGATGGAGGCTAGAACCGCCGATTAGCAACAGCGCACTTGAAACTGACTCAAGTAGCTGGTTTAGACGAACAAGTTCGTGCTTGGTTCTCCTACCAATCTTTAAACAAAATCGCCGGACTGTCCTGACGAGCACATCCAAAAGTGACTCCACGCGAGGCAAGTGTCTTCGAAGTCGCTCTGGCTTACTGTTGCACCAAGTGCACCCCTTCCATAGTTCAAATCGGTCAATATCGCACTCCTGGCAAACCTGGCCGCCAAGATAGCAATGCGCAAGAATTAGATCGACAAGCGCGGAGAGATCGATAACCTGGTCGGGAACGCCGTCCAAGTGATGAAGGTAAGTAGCTTCAAGGTCGATTACTCCGTGAAAATTACCAGCACGATACCGAGTTCTAATTTCTAGGCCGATGATCCCCGTTCGCACCAAAGTGTTCGACGTCGATTCACCTGACCACTCTTGGAGCGTATGCCACACTCCATGCGGATCGCTGAGATCAAGTTCGACGAGACAAGATGCAGCATTAGCCCATGCCAGGGGCCGTTTTCCAATCCTTTCCCAAATGCGTAGAGATTGCACAAGTGCACTCTTTGCGGCATTGTGTTCTCCAATCCGAGCATAGCGACTGCCAACGTCGCCGTAGGCAGCTGCTAAGTTCTCCAGATTGATCTCGTCGCTTCCCAGACCTTTGATGATGTTGAGCTTTTGCCTAGCTAGCCGAAGGTCGGCGGCAAAATCATTATTCATGTGTGCCAGCAACATCTTTACAGTTAAGAGGTTGATCTGGACGATCTCATCGGAGCCGAGTTCCCCAAGCCTGGCCTCGCAATCCGTCACGAGGCTCAAGTCCGAAATGGTAAAGCCCACGATGGCAAGCTCTCGAACTGCGTTCGACTCTTGGACGGGCGAATCCGCATTGCGCACTGCTATTCTGCCGTGGGCCAGAGCTTCTTCCGTGTATCCAAGCTCGCCGAAGACTCGGACTGCCTCGATATTGATTAGGTGCGAAATCTCAGAACAATTTTGGTCTTTCTTTAGTAGGACTCGCAAATGTTGCTCGGCCTCATTAAGTTTCCCCGACTGCCTCAACAGTCGAATCGCGGACAACTCTGAATCAATCAAATCGCGTGCCGCCGAGCTCGAGAGTTTCTTTCAAGGCTTGAATCACACCTTGCGCAAACAAATTGTCTGTCGGAAGCCCCTCAAGTTTCGCGAGGGCGACCTCCGGTACTCCAGCCTCCATCGCGATCTTCAAGATGGGTACTACCGTTTGCGGAGTTAGCTCCAAGTGTCCAATCGAATCGATAGTCTGCGCTGGACAAAAAAACTGAAAAGTTTCATCGCGAAGTTCGTTTCCGTCCTTTATGCAGACGGTGGCAGAAAACCCCTGATTATGATCCTTGGGCAAGTCGGGCCAAATATCTAAGGATGCCGGAGGGTCGTCGAATTGAAGTTCGTGTCCAAAGCTATCTGTAACTTCCAGCGATACGATCACTTCGTCCAATTCTAAAGTTTCAAGTGGCTTTACGCTTTGTCGAAAATAGGAACGCTCACGGGTATCTCGTGATCCGCGATAGGCTAACTTGCTCGTGGATATGTCTCCAAGCATCTGAACAACGGAAAAATAAACTTGACTCCACCCAAAGTCACTCTTTCGCGAGCCTACGTTCTGCTCAAGTAGCTCTGTGCCGAATGCACGTGCAGGTGAGCCAGGTCTAGCCATTGTCCCAAAATATGCAAGTTCAACGGGAGAATACGCTACTAACTCGCCATTTGAATCCAGAAAATCAAAGAAGTCGTCACGGTTCTCGTGAAGACAGCTTAGGAAAGGTACAAGTATTCGATCAGGCATTCCTTGCGGGAAGCCAAAGTCGGTTGAGAGATCGAAGGAGTCGCCTTCTCTTGAAAACGGATACCTATACATGGGCATTCCTCTCCACGTCTAGTGCTAATGGTTCTAAACATTTCCGACATCTAGCAATCCATTTGCCTTCAGTGGTTGTGGTTGTTCGGAGTATTGCCGCTGACTGTCCTGCTGTAGCCTCTGTCGCAACAGCAACGCCCTCGAAAAGGAGCGACTGATCCTCTTCTACATGTTTCCGGTCTAGGTTGCATGTCAGATACAGATCGAAGGTCAAGGCCCAATCAACAGAATAAGTGTTGAGTATCGCAAGATGCTGATGAAAGTCAGGAGAGCGGTTCCCTACAATAGCAATGTATTCAGCGCCGCAAATGTCCGGAATTGTTCTCAAAAGAAGGGCGTACCAGCCATGCCGAGTCTTTTGGCAAGATTGAGTCCAGATATGGTTTCGTGCTTCTCTTAGAACGCCTTGATCGTCGATGCGAGCAGTTGTCGGAAGTGTAACGGAATTGATCAGTTC
This portion of the Armatimonadota bacterium genome encodes:
- a CDS encoding CHAT domain-containing protein, with amino-acid sequence MSAIRLLRQSGKLNEAEQHLRVLLKKDQNCSEISHLINIEAVRVFGELGYTEEALAHGRIAVRNADSPVQESNAVRELAIVGFTISDLSLVTDCEARLGELGSDEIVQINLLTVKMLLAHMNNDFAADLRLARQKLNIIKGLGSDEINLENLAAAYGDVGSRYARIGEHNAAKSALVQSLRIWERIGKRPLAWANAASCLVELDLSDPHGVWHTLQEWSGESTSNTLVRTGIIGLEIRTRYRAGNFHGVIDLEATYLHHLDGVPDQVIDLSALVDLILAHCYLGGQVCQECDIDRFELWKGCTWCNSKPERLRRHLPRVESLLDVLVRTVRRFCLKIGRRTKHELVRLNQLLESVSSALLLIGGSSLHRAVEIEDRFGSIAQLLSETEEPRNKEWIVASVESTFVETGTAESSSRIQVSDFKFISQLLLSRKLQRDEYREGTLVIKVYRDQFWVHLYSSKMGSRVWSVSAIHLTAELRKHLLNVRCGDRMATEATLRSLSDLLRVSEMLGCVRKLGRVRVYLDDQLAGLQIGTLVLTDERGVLTALGSLVGLVSGSYTQGVRSEDSGVGSSVFAADGFRKVGLHELPLGCEEAARVGELLEVRPFLRNEASADRFLDSLRTSRVVHIVTHGDDRHGSNGLLLSDGSNGLCHVSPAMICREKVLVDILFLSCCNGFLRRPTFGYHVSLVNAFLFSGAKCVLYYPRKVRDVEALENAESLYMLLHSGMTVEEALMDMHSVDKGSRVSQIEVAGDSTVRLN
- a CDS encoding sigma-70 family RNA polymerase sigma factor, with translation MGEVQIQNEIELGHYLRKPECLGLARKLCPQQHTVDFEDILQKTFLRLQNRAFPMQPGIVKRTICNLLIDEYRRKKKLKEIIDQNGVELINSVTLPTTARIDDQGVLREARNHIWTQSCQKTRHGWYALLLRTIPDICGAEYIAIVGNRSPDFHQHLAILNTYSVDWALTFDLYLTCNLDRKHVEEDQSLLFEGVAVATEATAGQSAAILRTTTTTEGKWIARCRKCLEPLALDVERNAHV